In Eucalyptus grandis isolate ANBG69807.140 chromosome 4, ASM1654582v1, whole genome shotgun sequence, the following proteins share a genomic window:
- the LOC104441883 gene encoding acid beta-fructofuranosidase, translating to MAEPYPSRSPVDQEDPGYAPLAGGEEPRDHRRPIRAILAVGLSVLLVVGIVIGFSTDTSPDVCAEVNSARLEPFLLGGAGQRSVPVKTVVRPVPRGVKEGVSAKSNRVFAGANLRGFPWNNSMLSWQRTAYHFQPEKNWMNDPNGPMYYKGWYHFFYQYNPDAAVWGNIVWGHAVSEDLIHWLYLPLAMVADQWYDINGVWSGSATVLPDGQVMMLYTGSSNESQQLQNLAYPANLSDPLLIDWVKHPGNPILAPPQCIDKLDFRDPTTAWYTSGGKWRFAVGAKINKTGVSFVYETEDFKSYKLLPGLLHAVPGTGMWECVDFFPVSDDGLDTSVNGPGVKHVMKVSLDDDRHDYYAIGTYNEEANTWVPDSPEIDVGIGIRYDYGIFYASKTFYDQNKSRRILWGWITESDSEYADVQKGWASLQALPRTIVLDTKTGSNLLQWPVEEVDSLRLSSKEFDSVEVEAGMVVPLDVETATQVDIVAEFELDKQALEAAPEADADYVCSASGGASQRSALGPFGLLVLADDDLSEQTPVYFYVVKGPNGTLKTSICTDQSRSSVATDVHKQVYGSFVPVLEGEKLSLRILVDHSIVETFAQGGRSCITARVYPTKAIYGAARVFLFNNATEANVKASLKIWQMNSAFIRPYSPQ from the exons ATGGCGGAACCCTACCCAAGCCGGTCTCCTGTTGATCAGGAGGACCCCGGGTACGCCCCTCTTGCCGGCGGGGAGGAGCCGAGGGACCACCGCCGACCGATCCGGGCGATCTTGGCGGTGGGACTTTCTGTGTTGCTGGTCGTGGGGATAGtgatcggcttctcgaccgacACAAGCCCGGATGTCTGCGCGGAGGTCAATTCTGCTCGGCTGGAGCCGTTCCTCCTGGGAGGAGCGGGGCAGAGGTCGGTGCCGGTCAAGACGGTGGTCAGGCCGGTGCCTCGCGGCGTGAAGGAAGGAGTGTCCGCGAAGTCAAACCGGGTCTTCGCTGGTGCCAACCTGCGGGGCTTCCCGTGGAACAACAGCATGCTGTCGTGGCAGAGAACGGCTTACCATTTCCAGCCGGAGAAGAACTGGATGAATG ATCCCAACG GTCCCATGTATTACAAAGGCTGGTACCACTTCTTCTACCAATACAATCCGGACGCCGCCGTCTGGGGCAACATCGTGTGGGGCCACGCCGTGTCGGAGGACCTGATCCACTGGCTCTACCTCCCCCTCGCCATGGTGGCCGACCAGTGGTACGACATCAACGGCGTGTGGAGCGGTTCCGCCACGGTCCTCCCCGACGGCCAAGTCATGATGCTCTACACCGGCTCGTCCAACGAGTCCCAGCAGCTCCAGAACCTCGCCTACCCTGCCAACCTCTCCGACCCGCTCCTCATCGACTGGGTCAAGCACCCCGGCAACCCTATCCTAGCGCCTCCGCAGTGCATCGACAAGTTGGACTTCCGTGACCCGACGACCGCCTGGTACACGTCCGGAGGCAAATGGCGCTTCGCAGTCGGGGCCAAGATCAACAAGACGGGAGTGTCGTTTGTGTACGAGACCGAGGACTTCAAGAGCTACAAGCTCTTGCCGGGCCTGCTCCATGCCGTCCCCGGGACCGGCATGTGGGAATGTGTGGACTTTTTCCCGGTCTCGGATGACGGGTTGGACACGTCGGTGAATGGTCCGGGAGTGAAGCACGTGATGAAGGTTAGCCTCGACGACGACAGGCACGATTACTATGCGATCGGGACTTACAACGAGGAGGCCAACACTTGGGTCCCGGACAGCCCCGAGATTGACGTGGGGATCGGGATTAGGTATGACTACGGTATATTCTACGCCTCGAAGACGTTCTACGACCAGAACAAGAGTAGGCGGATCTTGTGGGGTTGGATCACGGAGTCAGACAGCGAGTACGCCGATGTGCAGAAAGGATGGGCTTCACTTCAG GCACTTCCGAGGACAATTGTTCTCGACACGAAGACCGGAAGCAACCTGCTTCAGTGGCCGGTGGAGGAAGTAGACAGCTTGAGATTAAGCAGCAAAGAATTCGACAGCGTAGAGGTTGAAGCCGGGATGGTGGTGCCTCTAGATGTCGAAACCGCCACACAG gTGGACATCGTGGCAGAATTTGAGCTGGACAAACAGGCCCTAGAGGCGGCACCCGAGGCTGATGCCGATTATGTTTGCAGCGCCAGCGGTGGGGCCTCTCAACGAAGTGCTCTAGGACCGTTCGGCCTCTTGGTTCTTGCAGACGATGACCTATCCGAGCAGACTCCTGTGTACTTCTACGTCGTTAAGGGACCGAACGGCACCCTCAAGACTTCCATCTGCACTGACCAATCGAG ATCTTCCGTGGCAACCGATGTCCACAAGCAAGTCTACGGAAGCTTCGTCCCGGTACTTGAAGGCGAGAAGTTGTCGCTCAGAATACTG GTGGATCACTCGATCGTAGAGACCTTCGCACAGGGAGGGAGGAGCTGCATCACGGCCCGCGTTTACCCAACCAAGGCCATCTACGGGGCCGCCCGGGTCTTCTTGTTCAACAATGCCACCGAGGCTAATGTCAAGGCCTCGCTCAAGATATGGCAGATGAACTCTGCTTTCATCCGCCCGTACAGCCCCCAGTGA